Proteins from one Triticum aestivum cultivar Chinese Spring chromosome 7A, IWGSC CS RefSeq v2.1, whole genome shotgun sequence genomic window:
- the LOC123150026 gene encoding BTB/POZ and MATH domain-containing protein 2-like translates to MATPQNTQVLTASVYVPETVHGTHSFKIDKYGLYRGLGVGNCIQSANFTVGGHEWCIRFYLDGYNEANIDYVSVFLELKTKNIEVGAMYNLMLVNQAIEPPVLPSNFANFSDRPPVVFNTRNDKLGAWGFVAFKKKCEIEGSSYILDDSITVACNLTIITLKDAKEVDAGLIGDNQVPPSELVANLSKLLGCTKGADVCFKVQNKVFHAHEIILAMRSLVFWAEFYGPMRFKHGNIKNIEDMQPGVFRGLLHFIYTDSLPPMKDLNAGGYEEMLRHLLVAADKYAMKRMKSICKGKLCQRFDQETVATTLALAVQYNCSILKDACIKFINTLSNVDGVVASKGYQHLKRACPTIFVDMWEMATKARKV, encoded by the coding sequence ATGGCCACTCCCCAGAACACACAGGTGCTGACGGCATCAGTCTACGTCCCAGAGACTGTGCATGGTACACACTCGTTCAAAATCGACAAGTATGGCCTTTATCGGGGCTTGGGCGTTGGCAACTGCATCCAGTCCGCTAACTTCACCGTTGGCGGCCATGAATGGTGCATCCGCTTCTACCTCGACGGCTACAACGAGGCTAACATAGACTATGTGTCCGTTTTTCTCGAGCTCAAGACCAAGAACATTGAGGTGGGGGCGATGTACAATCTGATGCTGGTCAATCAAGCCATAGAGCCGCCGGTGTTGCCTTCCAACTTCGCAAACTTCAGCGACAGGCCTCCTGTGGTGTTCAACACTCGCAATGACAAACTCGGGGCATGGGGTTTTGTTGCATTCAAGAAGAAGTGCGAGATCGAAGGCTCATCATACATTTTGGACGACTCAATCACCGTCGCATGCAACCTTACTATTATCACATTAAAGGATGCCAAGGAGGTGGATGCTGGGTTGATCGGTGACAACCAAGTGCCACCATCCGAATTGGTTGCTAACCTTAGTAAATTGTTGGGTTGTACAAAGGGAGCTGACGTGTGTTTCAAGGTCCAAAATAAGGTATTCCATGCTCACGAGATTATCCTGGCGATGCGGTCGCTGGTCTTCTGGGCGGAGTTCTACGGGCCGATGAGGTTCAAGCATGGGAACATCAAAAACATTGAAGATATGCAACCCGGTGTCTTTAGAGGACTGCTCCACTTCATCTACACAGACTCGCTGCCTCCGATGAAGGACCTCAATGCTGGTGGGTACGAAGAAATGCTTAGGCATTTACTCGTGGCTGCAGATAAGTATGCTATGAAAAGGATGAAGTCAATATGCAAGGGAAAACTTTGCCAGAGGTTTGATCAAGAGACTGTGGCGACAACATTAGCTCTGGCCGTCCAGTACAATTGCAGCATCCTCAAAGATGCTTGCATTAAATTTATCAACACCTTGAGTAATGTGGATGGTGTGGTTGCGAGTAAAGGGTATCAACACCTGAAAAGAGCATGCCCTACTATATTTGTCGATATGTGGGAGATGGCAACCAAGGCTCGAAAAGTTTAG